The Candidatus Bathyarchaeia archaeon genome window below encodes:
- a CDS encoding 2-hydroxy-3-oxopropionate reductase, translating to MTLKRIGFIGLGVMGKPMAINLLKAGFPLTVWNRTRSKMDELIAMGAHGASSPKEVAEKSDVVITMVTDSPDVEEVILGPNGVIYGARPGLIVIDMSTISPKVTRRISEELAKRGVKMLDAPVSGGERGAREATLSIMVGGSKEVFEECLPIFEALGKKITYMGPCGMGQTAKLCNQVICALNIQAVCEGLMLAARARLDLRKFLEAVSAGAASSWMLINLGPKMIERDFKPGFRIKHQQKDLRLALELAAELNLPLPGTSLVQQLLRIVEAEGLGEEGTQAAIIAMEKMAGRRLIE from the coding sequence ATTACCTTGAAGAGAATCGGTTTTATTGGTTTAGGTGTTATGGGTAAGCCCATGGCCATTAATCTTCTAAAGGCTGGTTTTCCTCTAACTGTTTGGAATAGAACTAGGTCTAAGATGGATGAGTTAATCGCTATGGGAGCTCATGGTGCCAGCTCACCCAAAGAGGTTGCTGAGAAATCTGATGTTGTCATAACAATGGTTACCGACTCGCCTGACGTTGAGGAGGTTATACTTGGACCGAACGGAGTTATTTATGGCGCCAGGCCAGGATTAATAGTTATAGACATGAGCACAATATCGCCGAAGGTGACACGTAGAATATCTGAGGAGCTTGCTAAGAGGGGTGTCAAAATGCTTGATGCCCCAGTAAGCGGTGGAGAGAGGGGCGCTAGAGAAGCTACACTCTCAATAATGGTCGGTGGTTCAAAAGAGGTTTTTGAGGAATGCCTACCGATATTTGAGGCGCTTGGCAAAAAGATTACTTATATGGGACCATGTGGTATGGGTCAAACCGCTAAGCTCTGCAACCAGGTTATATGCGCACTAAATATCCAAGCTGTCTGCGAGGGACTTATGCTCGCTGCAAGGGCTAGATTAGACTTAAGAAAATTCTTAGAGGCTGTTTCAGCTGGCGCAGCGAGCTCATGGATGCTTATTAATCTCGGACCTAAAATGATAGAGCGGGACTTTAAACCAGGATTCAGGATAAAGCATCAGCAGAAAGATTTGCGCTTAGCATTAGAGTTGGCAGCCGAATTAAATCTTCCACTTCCAGGAACATCCTTAGTCCAGCAGCTCTTAAGAATAGTTGAAGCTGAGGGGCTAGGGGAGGAGGGGACCCAAGCAGCAATAATTGCCATGGAGAAAATGGCTGGAAGAAGACTAATCGAGTAA
- a CDS encoding anaerobic ribonucleoside-triphosphate reductase activating protein: protein MKFSGLQKTSLIDFPGRISSILFTPGCNLRCPYCQNWRIVLNPQGPFLSEDDALAILESRKKYIDAVVITGGEPLIYNDAPLFIKRLKERGFSVKLDTNGFFPDLLEKCLDYLDYVAVDVKTSLEKYYLLGAKDVGNLLRTINLLKGCNVDYEFRNTVVPGIVEEEDIMKIGEIVRGAKRFALQQFIPEDALDEKFRRVQPYPPEIIKQFSEIMKKYVDEVILRI from the coding sequence ATGAAATTCAGCGGGCTACAGAAGACAAGTTTAATTGATTTTCCTGGCAGAATTTCTAGTATACTTTTTACACCAGGCTGTAATCTACGTTGCCCGTACTGCCAAAACTGGAGAATAGTTCTGAACCCTCAAGGACCATTCTTATCTGAGGATGATGCTTTAGCAATATTGGAGTCAAGGAAGAAGTATATTGATGCTGTTGTCATAACTGGCGGTGAACCATTAATCTATAATGATGCGCCGCTATTTATTAAGAGACTTAAGGAAAGAGGTTTCTCGGTTAAACTTGATACAAACGGTTTCTTCCCAGATTTATTAGAAAAATGTCTAGATTACCTGGACTATGTTGCGGTGGATGTTAAGACATCGCTGGAAAAATATTATTTGTTAGGTGCTAAAGATGTAGGTAATCTTTTGAGGACAATTAATTTGCTTAAAGGATGTAACGTCGACTACGAGTTTAGAAATACTGTTGTGCCAGGCATAGTTGAGGAGGAGGATATAATGAAGATTGGTGAGATTGTGAGGGGAGCTAAGCGCTTTGCCCTTCAACAATTTATCCCAGAAGATGCTTTAGATGAGAAGTTTAGAAGAGTTCAACCATATCCACCTGAAATCATAAAACAGTTTTCAGAAATAATGAAAAAATATGTCGATGAGGTAATTTTAAGAATCTAA
- a CDS encoding ribonucleoside triphosphate reductase: MIYSLKYVRKRDGRLEPFDQERITNAIWRAAKAVGGKDRELARRLSDQVVEELKKRFGEDGVPTVEEIQDVVEKVLIENGHAKTAKAYILYRKQHQDLRELAEILSSSDLVEQYLNLEDWYVRENSNMSFSLQGLNNYLTTKVIERYWTNRIYPPNISEAHHSGDIHIHDLGVLGPYCVGWDLRELLLSGFGGVYGKIESKPPRHFRTALGQVINFFYTLQGEAAGAQAFSNFDTFLAPFIRYDGLDYKEVKQALQEFIFNINVPTRVGFQTPFTNITLDLKVPGFMSDEPVVYGGRVVDDTYGEMQDEMDMFNMTFAEVMAEGDARGRVFTFPIPTYNITKDFEWDSPISQKIFELTAKYGVPYFSNFINSDMKPEDVRSMCCRLRIDNRELRKRGGGFFGANPLTGSIGVVTINLPRIGYLARDEDKFFERLGELMDLAKDSLEIKRKILERFTEKGLYPYSRHYLRFVKEAYGKYWKNHFSTIGIIGMNEALLNMFGYGIATEEGTKFAIKTLMFMRERLLEYQKETGNLYNLEATPAEGASYRLARLDKKKYPDITVANERYLSKGAEPFYTNSTHLPVDYTGDLFEALDHQDKLQPLYTGGTVFHIFLGERIYSWTAAAALVKKISFSYRIPYFTLTPTFSICPTHGYLSGEYKICPRCNAKCEVYSRVVGYLRPVDQWNDGKQSEFRIRQTFDRAVQMIAPAISA; this comes from the coding sequence GTGATCTATTCCTTGAAGTATGTGAGGAAAAGAGATGGTCGGCTCGAACCCTTCGACCAGGAACGTATCACTAATGCTATCTGGAGAGCCGCTAAGGCTGTTGGCGGGAAAGATAGGGAGCTTGCTAGGCGCCTAAGCGATCAAGTTGTTGAAGAATTAAAGAAGCGCTTCGGTGAGGATGGTGTACCAACAGTTGAGGAGATACAGGATGTTGTTGAGAAAGTCCTTATTGAGAATGGTCATGCTAAGACCGCTAAAGCTTACATCTTATATCGTAAGCAGCATCAGGATTTAAGGGAGCTGGCGGAAATATTAAGCTCCTCAGATCTTGTTGAGCAATATCTTAATCTAGAAGACTGGTATGTTCGTGAAAACTCAAACATGAGTTTTTCGCTTCAAGGACTAAACAATTATCTTACAACAAAGGTTATTGAGCGCTACTGGACTAACCGAATATATCCGCCTAATATCAGCGAAGCGCATCACTCAGGAGACATACATATCCATGATCTGGGCGTTCTAGGACCTTACTGTGTTGGATGGGACCTGAGAGAACTCCTCCTATCTGGATTTGGTGGAGTATATGGAAAGATTGAGAGTAAACCTCCAAGACACTTTAGAACAGCCCTAGGGCAGGTAATTAACTTCTTTTATACTCTACAAGGTGAGGCTGCTGGAGCACAGGCATTCAGCAATTTTGATACTTTCTTAGCACCATTCATACGTTATGATGGCTTAGATTACAAGGAGGTTAAGCAAGCGCTTCAAGAATTTATCTTTAACATTAATGTTCCTACAAGGGTTGGTTTCCAGACACCCTTCACTAATATAACTCTTGACCTTAAGGTTCCAGGTTTCATGAGCGATGAGCCTGTTGTCTATGGCGGCAGGGTCGTTGACGATACTTATGGTGAGATGCAGGATGAAATGGATATGTTTAATATGACATTTGCTGAGGTTATGGCTGAGGGCGACGCTAGAGGAAGAGTTTTCACCTTTCCGATACCCACATATAATATAACAAAGGATTTTGAATGGGATTCGCCGATCTCTCAGAAAATATTTGAGTTAACAGCTAAATACGGTGTCCCCTACTTTTCAAATTTCATTAACAGTGATATGAAGCCTGAAGATGTAAGAAGCATGTGCTGCCGCTTAAGAATCGATAATAGAGAGCTACGTAAGCGGGGAGGAGGATTCTTCGGAGCTAATCCCCTCACAGGTTCTATTGGAGTCGTTACAATAAATCTGCCTAGAATCGGCTATTTGGCACGGGACGAGGATAAATTCTTTGAGAGACTTGGCGAACTAATGGATCTCGCTAAAGATAGTCTGGAAATAAAGCGTAAAATCCTCGAGAGATTTACTGAGAAGGGATTATATCCATACTCAAGGCATTATCTACGCTTTGTTAAGGAGGCTTATGGTAAGTATTGGAAGAATCACTTCTCAACAATTGGCATAATAGGTATGAATGAGGCGCTATTAAATATGTTCGGTTATGGAATTGCAACTGAAGAAGGAACAAAATTCGCGATTAAGACATTAATGTTTATGCGAGAGAGGCTCTTAGAATATCAGAAGGAGACGGGTAATCTTTACAATTTAGAGGCAACTCCTGCTGAAGGCGCATCGTATAGACTTGCCAGACTGGATAAGAAGAAGTATCCAGATATAACAGTGGCTAATGAAAGATATCTTTCTAAGGGTGCTGAACCATTCTATACAAATTCAACGCATTTGCCAGTTGATTATACTGGTGACCTCTTTGAGGCGCTTGATCACCAAGATAAGCTACAGCCACTATATACTGGCGGAACAGTCTTCCACATCTTCCTTGGCGAGAGGATCTATTCATGGACTGCTGCGGCAGCTCTAGTTAAGAAGATATCCTTTAGCTATCGTATACCATACTTTACTTTGACGCCAACGTTTAGCATATGTCCAACGCATGGATATTTAAGTGGAGAGTATAAGATCTGCCCAAGATGTAATGCTAAATGTGAAGTATATTCAAGGGTTGTAGGCTATCTTAGACCTGTAGATCAATGGAATGATGGTAAACAATCGGAGTTTAGAATTAGACAGACATTTGATAGAGCTGTTCAGATGATAGCTCCCGCTATCTCAGCATGA
- a CDS encoding DUF5615 family PIN-like protein translates to MAKILLDEMYSGLKEYFEVLGWEVLTVHEVGLQGARDKDIVLYAKKNDLILVTQDQKIADMADILQVKCILISGGLIAKIAMQK, encoded by the coding sequence ATGGCGAAAATCCTGCTAGACGAGATGTATTCCGGTCTCAAAGAATATTTTGAGGTTTTAGGTTGGGAGGTTTTAACTGTCCATGAAGTTGGTCTTCAGGGGGCTAGGGATAAGGATATAGTGTTATATGCAAAGAAGAATGACTTGATACTCGTGACTCAAGATCAAAAAATAGCTGATATGGCGGATATTCTTCAGGTTAAATGCATATTAATATCGGGTGGATTAATAGCAAAAATAGCGATGCAAAAATAA
- a CDS encoding ParB N-terminal domain-containing protein, with product MVSKKNNNALIRTRICLVDISSLKAHERTDSFRLKALKDEIWSDGFLKRPIVVDEKTNVIIDGHHRVEALRLLGCVKIPVCYVDYMCDKIGLKAMVKNIEITKDKVIEAALNNNLFDPKSTWHYVKLSNNIKHISYIQRRIDIPLESLK from the coding sequence TTGGTATCAAAAAAGAACAATAATGCTTTAATCAGAACACGCATATGCTTAGTTGATATCTCAAGCCTTAAGGCTCATGAACGTACTGATAGTTTTAGGCTTAAGGCTCTAAAAGATGAGATATGGTCTGATGGCTTTCTTAAAAGACCCATTGTCGTTGATGAAAAAACTAATGTTATAATTGATGGGCATCATAGGGTTGAAGCATTACGACTGCTCGGTTGTGTAAAGATACCGGTATGCTATGTAGACTATATGTGCGATAAGATAGGCTTAAAGGCTATGGTTAAAAATATTGAAATAACTAAAGATAAGGTTATCGAAGCAGCTTTAAACAATAATCTCTTCGATCCAAAATCAACGTGGCATTACGTAAAACTGTCAAATAACATCAAGCATATATCATATATACAAAGGAGAATAGATATACCGCTTGAATCACTTAAGTAG
- a CDS encoding undecaprenyl-diphosphate phosphatase — translation METNVKIILLGIIQGLTEWLPVSSTGHLKIIEVFLGLSPPVLFDIALHLGTLIVTIFYFRYETWKIFVTFVKLDFKSKEGYLALRIIAGLIPTAIIGLFILKFLENVFQESILLAIAFVSSGLVIYFSKIGKHTKNYVDFKSAIIIGVAQGLSIIPGLSRSGLTISVALILGINYEEAFKFSFLLSIPAILGALIVTMYYQTNALLTAGIDPLSLLIGSFVAMLLGYFSLKILHKFLYKFHLFAFYSLFLGLFIMCLHFI, via the coding sequence TTGGAAACAAATGTTAAAATAATATTGTTAGGTATAATTCAAGGTTTGACTGAATGGTTACCAGTATCGAGCACTGGACACTTGAAAATAATTGAGGTTTTTCTCGGATTAAGTCCTCCTGTCCTCTTTGATATTGCTTTACACCTAGGTACTCTTATCGTAACAATATTTTATTTTAGATACGAGACATGGAAAATTTTTGTAACATTTGTAAAACTTGATTTTAAATCTAAAGAAGGCTATTTAGCTCTTCGAATAATTGCTGGTCTAATACCAACGGCAATTATAGGTCTCTTTATTCTTAAGTTTTTAGAGAATGTTTTTCAAGAAAGTATTCTGCTTGCCATTGCTTTTGTGTCGTCTGGCTTAGTTATTTATTTCTCCAAAATAGGGAAGCATACCAAAAATTATGTAGACTTTAAGTCGGCAATCATAATTGGTGTAGCACAGGGTCTCTCCATTATACCTGGTCTCTCAAGAAGCGGTTTAACAATATCAGTTGCTCTGATACTTGGCATAAATTATGAGGAGGCGTTTAAATTTTCATTTCTATTATCAATTCCAGCTATACTTGGAGCACTGATAGTAACAATGTACTATCAGACTAATGCCCTCTTAACGGCTGGGATCGATCCATTAAGCTTGCTTATAGGATCCTTTGTTGCAATGCTTCTGGGATACTTTTCCCTAAAGATCCTCCATAAGTTCCTTTATAAATTTCATTTGTTCGCTTTTTATTCCTTGTTTCTAGGTCTATTTATTATGTGCTTGCATTTTATTTAG
- a CDS encoding S16 family serine protease → MLRMINQKVLSLALILSLLVNLIMVYELTLVLRQNNSLMDQIKTLLVQNENLSSTIVNLRQEIENLRSQVEYYRLQAEYYSSFIRGLETNISLIGETEINIVAVRELPEGFFTIRYEGLVLRCKVELRIGSGRVLVNTVPRIGIDLQTSAQTALRVAEKFTAKPLSSTDVIITILAQEEVYIVDGPSAGAAIAIAIIAAIEGRRLSDEIFITGTVMPDGTIGKVGGVAEKAEAAAAKGGTIFLVPKGQGVITVYKRVEKSVPPFTFITLEPVKVSLQEYLSQRGYNMRVYEVSSISEAYEYFVRCS, encoded by the coding sequence ATGCTGCGGATGATAAATCAGAAGGTATTATCGCTGGCTTTGATACTCAGTCTCCTAGTAAACCTCATAATGGTTTATGAGTTAACATTGGTCCTCAGACAAAATAATAGTCTAATGGATCAAATTAAAACTTTATTAGTGCAGAATGAGAACTTATCTTCCACAATTGTTAATCTTCGTCAGGAAATCGAGAACTTAAGGAGTCAAGTTGAATATTATAGGCTCCAGGCAGAGTATTATTCTTCATTCATTAGAGGGCTGGAGACAAATATAAGTCTAATTGGAGAAACTGAAATAAATATAGTTGCTGTGAGAGAGTTGCCTGAAGGTTTCTTTACGATTCGATACGAAGGCTTAGTTTTAAGATGTAAAGTTGAGCTCCGCATAGGCTCTGGAAGAGTTTTAGTGAATACAGTACCACGTATAGGTATAGACTTACAAACAAGTGCTCAAACAGCCTTACGTGTAGCTGAGAAGTTTACTGCGAAACCATTGAGTAGCACGGATGTTATAATAACTATTTTGGCTCAAGAGGAGGTTTATATTGTTGATGGCCCAAGTGCTGGTGCAGCTATAGCGATAGCGATAATTGCTGCAATAGAGGGAAGGAGGTTATCTGATGAAATATTTATAACTGGCACGGTAATGCCGGATGGTACAATAGGTAAAGTTGGAGGTGTGGCTGAGAAAGCTGAGGCTGCAGCTGCTAAGGGAGGAACAATATTCTTGGTTCCTAAAGGCCAGGGGGTTATTACTGTTTATAAGCGTGTTGAAAAGAGCGTACCGCCATTTACATTCATAACTTTAGAGCCAGTTAAAGTGAGTCTGCAGGAATATTTGAGTCAAAGAGGCTATAATATGAGGGTATATGAAGTTAGCAGTATTAGTGAAGCCTATGAATATTTTGTACGTTGTTCTTAA
- the thsB gene encoding thermosome subunit beta: MAAAGGIPVLILKEGSTRSRGKEAQHNNIMAARVIAEAVKSSLGPRGMDKMLVDSLGDITITSDGKTILDEMEVEHPAAKMMVEVAKTQDKEVGDGTTTAVVVAGELLTKAEELLNKNVHPTVIIDGYKKAADKALEVLEKIAIPIDPTDKEALKKIAMTSMASKLVSENREHLANIAVDAVLHVAQKIGDQYKVDLDDILVQKKPGESITDTALIKGMVLDKEVVHPGMPKRVEKARIALLDCPLEIEKTEFDAKINIETPEQMEAFIREEENMLRNMVEKIKRAGANVVICQKGIDDMAQHFLARERILAVRRAKKSDMEKLAKATGGRIVTNLDDLKPEDLGYAELVEERKIGEDKMVFIEGCKDPRAVAILIRGGTERVVDEAERSIHDALCVVRDVVQEPKILAGGGAPEIEVARALKEYASSLSGREQLAAQSFAEAIEVVPTALAENAGLDPIDILSELRARHEKGEIWAGVDVFGGKVKDMRELDVYEPLAVKRQVIKSATEAATMILKIDDVIAAGKMKTPKTPKESEKTESGEFD, translated from the coding sequence ATGGCAGCAGCTGGCGGAATACCCGTCTTAATATTAAAGGAGGGTTCAACAAGATCCAGAGGGAAAGAAGCTCAACATAACAATATTATGGCGGCTAGGGTAATCGCTGAAGCCGTCAAGAGCTCGCTTGGTCCACGGGGCATGGATAAAATGCTTGTTGACAGCCTCGGAGACATAACGATTACTAGCGATGGTAAAACGATTCTTGACGAGATGGAGGTTGAGCATCCCGCTGCGAAGATGATGGTTGAGGTTGCCAAGACCCAAGATAAGGAGGTTGGTGATGGAACAACAACAGCTGTTGTTGTTGCTGGTGAGTTGCTGACTAAGGCTGAGGAACTACTGAATAAGAATGTTCACCCAACAGTGATAATTGACGGATATAAGAAAGCAGCTGACAAAGCATTAGAGGTCTTAGAGAAAATAGCGATACCAATTGACCCAACAGATAAAGAAGCCCTGAAGAAGATCGCGATGACATCGATGGCAAGCAAGCTTGTATCCGAAAACCGTGAACACTTAGCTAACATAGCCGTTGACGCGGTACTCCACGTAGCCCAGAAAATCGGTGACCAATATAAAGTAGACCTAGACGACATACTAGTCCAAAAGAAGCCTGGAGAATCAATAACGGATACCGCGCTCATTAAAGGCATGGTTCTAGATAAGGAGGTTGTTCATCCCGGTATGCCTAAGCGCGTTGAGAAGGCTAGGATAGCCCTACTAGACTGTCCACTAGAGATCGAGAAGACAGAGTTCGATGCAAAAATAAATATTGAGACACCGGAGCAGATGGAGGCCTTCATACGTGAGGAGGAGAATATGCTGCGTAATATGGTTGAGAAGATTAAGAGGGCTGGTGCTAATGTCGTTATATGCCAGAAGGGTATAGATGATATGGCACAGCACTTCCTGGCAAGGGAGAGAATTTTAGCGGTTAGGCGGGCTAAGAAGTCCGATATGGAGAAGCTCGCTAAAGCGACTGGTGGTCGTATTGTTACTAATCTTGATGATCTTAAGCCTGAGGATTTAGGTTATGCTGAGCTTGTTGAGGAGCGTAAGATAGGGGAGGACAAAATGGTATTCATCGAAGGATGCAAAGATCCTCGAGCCGTCGCCATTCTAATAAGAGGTGGAACTGAGAGAGTTGTCGATGAGGCAGAGCGTTCAATACATGATGCGCTATGCGTTGTCCGAGACGTTGTTCAGGAACCGAAGATTCTAGCTGGTGGTGGAGCCCCAGAAATAGAGGTTGCAAGAGCGTTAAAGGAGTATGCGAGCAGTCTTTCTGGCAGAGAGCAATTGGCTGCGCAAAGTTTCGCTGAAGCAATAGAGGTTGTTCCTACAGCTCTAGCTGAAAATGCTGGCTTGGATCCAATTGATATCCTCTCTGAATTGAGGGCTAGACATGAGAAAGGTGAGATATGGGCTGGCGTAGACGTATTCGGCGGAAAGGTTAAGGATATGCGTGAACTAGATGTTTACGAGCCGCTAGCCGTTAAGAGACAAGTGATTAAGTCCGCTACTGAGGCTGCAACAATGATACTGAAGATCGATGACGTCATAGCTGCTGGAAAAATGAAAACGCCTAAAACTCCTAAGGAGAGCGAGAAAACTGAGAGCGGAGAATTCGACTAA
- a CDS encoding RuvB-like helicase, whose translation MAEIHEVSTALQRFERIGAHTHIKGLGLDENLRAVKVKDGMVGQEKAREAAGLVVQMIKEGRLSGKTVILAGPPGTGKTAIAIAISKELGPNVPFIQMSGSEIYSSERKKTEILIEAMRKCIGVEIHEMRKVYEGEVTNLEIRTAPHPYNPYQRIPESVRLTLKTTKQEKTIEAGASIAQQIIAQGVTEGCVIQIDAETGRVVNLGLSMESNKGKIYEVDTREKVPRPSGDVLKEKEFVYTLTLDDLDKMHAKNRGGGFFSLLFGFGETKEIDSEVRAAVDEMVKKMVDEGKAFIHPGVLFIDDSHLLDLEAFSFLGRALESELVPIIILATNRGITTIRGTDVKSPMGFPLDLLDRAVIIATHEYDAESIREILKIRANEEKIKLENDALERLTEIGSSSSLRYAVQLLSLAAQNAKYVKRDTVTLNDVERVQSLFMDVNQAVEHLKKYEMRMLYY comes from the coding sequence ATGGCTGAGATACATGAAGTATCTACGGCTCTTCAACGTTTTGAGAGGATAGGTGCTCATACACATATTAAGGGTTTAGGCTTAGATGAGAATCTCAGGGCAGTAAAAGTTAAAGATGGCATGGTCGGACAGGAGAAGGCTCGTGAGGCAGCAGGCTTGGTTGTCCAAATGATTAAAGAGGGCAGGCTGAGCGGGAAAACTGTTATTTTAGCTGGTCCGCCTGGAACTGGAAAAACAGCCATAGCTATAGCGATATCTAAGGAGCTTGGACCTAATGTTCCATTCATACAAATGAGTGGGAGCGAAATATATAGTAGTGAGAGGAAGAAGACTGAGATACTTATTGAAGCTATGCGCAAGTGTATAGGCGTCGAGATTCATGAGATGCGCAAGGTCTATGAAGGTGAGGTTACAAACTTAGAAATAAGAACCGCTCCACACCCATATAATCCATATCAAAGGATTCCGGAAAGCGTAAGGTTAACTTTGAAGACGACTAAGCAGGAGAAAACTATTGAGGCTGGCGCCTCGATAGCTCAGCAGATAATTGCGCAGGGAGTAACTGAGGGTTGTGTGATACAGATAGACGCTGAGACTGGAAGAGTTGTGAACCTAGGCTTAAGCATGGAGAGCAATAAAGGCAAGATTTATGAGGTTGACACCCGCGAGAAGGTTCCAAGGCCCTCTGGAGACGTCTTGAAGGAGAAAGAGTTCGTTTACACGCTTACTTTAGACGACCTAGATAAAATGCATGCTAAAAACAGAGGTGGAGGCTTCTTCTCTCTTCTTTTCGGCTTTGGTGAAACTAAGGAGATAGATAGTGAGGTTAGAGCAGCTGTTGACGAGATGGTTAAGAAAATGGTTGATGAAGGAAAAGCTTTCATACATCCCGGCGTGCTCTTCATAGATGACAGCCACCTCCTAGACTTGGAAGCTTTTAGCTTTCTTGGTAGGGCTCTGGAGAGCGAGCTTGTCCCAATAATTATACTTGCAACAAACCGCGGAATAACGACAATACGTGGGACAGATGTTAAGAGTCCAATGGGCTTTCCATTAGATCTTCTAGATAGAGCAGTTATAATAGCGACACATGAATATGATGCTGAGAGCATAAGGGAAATTTTGAAGATAAGGGCTAATGAGGAGAAAATTAAGTTAGAGAATGATGCCCTAGAAAGATTAACTGAGATAGGTTCCTCCTCATCGCTAAGATATGCTGTTCAACTCTTAAGTCTTGCAGCCCAAAACGCAAAATATGTAAAGCGTGATACTGTTACGCTTAACGATGTGGAGAGGGTGCAATCTCTCTTCATGGATGTGAATCAGGCAGTAGAGCACCTAAAGAAATATGAAATGCGGATGCTATATTACTGA
- the thsB gene encoding thermosome subunit beta — protein sequence MAYLAQTASGQPVLILKEGTARSRGREAQRNNIMAARVIAEAVRTTLGPRGMDKMLVDSLGDITITNDGAAILKEIEVEHPAAKMMVEVAKTQDNMVGDGTTTAVVLAGELLKKAEELLDQNIHPTVIVSGYRKAAQKAVEILEKISMKVDIDDKATLKKVALTSMGSKAVGTARDHLAEIAIEAVKQIAEKRGENWVADIDNIQVIKKEGKSLHDTELVRGVILDKEVVHAGMPKRIEKAKIALLNCPLEIEKTEFSAEIRIRDPLQMKAFLDKEAEMLRNMVEKIKRAGANVVICQKGIDDMAQHFLAKEGMLAVRRAKESDMEKLARATGGRIVTNLDDLKPEDLGYAELVEERKIGEDKMVFIEGCKDPRSVSILIRAGLERMVDEAERAMHDALSVVSDVIEKNKVVPGGGAIEAELAKELRRHAAQIGGREQLAIEAFAEALEIIPKTLAENAGLEPIDIMVELRAAHEKPDGYMYGVDVFSGKVADMYEKGVIEPLIVKEQAIKSATEAASMILRIDDVIAAAKPKEEKGKGAEKEEEEETKTEFD from the coding sequence ATGGCATATCTCGCTCAAACAGCATCAGGTCAACCAGTCCTAATATTAAAGGAGGGCACTGCTAGAAGCCGTGGAAGAGAAGCCCAGCGAAATAATATTATGGCTGCTAGAGTGATAGCCGAAGCTGTAAGGACAACGCTTGGTCCACGGGGCATGGATAAAATGCTTGTTGACAGCCTCGGAGACATAACAATAACAAATGATGGTGCAGCGATTTTAAAGGAGATAGAGGTTGAGCATCCCGCTGCGAAGATGATGGTTGAGGTTGCCAAGACCCAAGATAACATGGTTGGTGATGGAACGACAACAGCGGTTGTCTTGGCTGGTGAGCTTTTAAAGAAGGCTGAGGAGCTTCTGGATCAGAATATTCATCCAACAGTTATCGTTAGCGGTTACCGTAAAGCTGCTCAGAAAGCTGTGGAAATACTAGAGAAGATAAGTATGAAGGTTGATATAGATGATAAAGCAACTTTAAAAAAGGTTGCGCTTACATCAATGGGTAGTAAGGCTGTTGGAACAGCGAGAGATCATTTGGCCGAGATAGCAATCGAAGCTGTTAAGCAAATAGCTGAGAAGCGCGGTGAAAATTGGGTTGCAGACATTGATAACATTCAGGTAATAAAGAAAGAGGGAAAGAGCTTACATGACACAGAGCTCGTCAGAGGCGTAATTCTTGACAAAGAAGTTGTTCATGCTGGTATGCCTAAGCGTATTGAGAAGGCTAAGATTGCATTACTAAATTGTCCGCTTGAGATCGAGAAGACGGAGTTTAGCGCAGAAATAAGAATAAGAGATCCGCTGCAAATGAAAGCTTTCCTAGATAAGGAAGCTGAGATGCTGCGTAATATGGTTGAGAAGATTAAGAGGGCTGGTGCTAATGTCGTTATATGCCAGAAGGGTATAGATGATATGGCACAGCACTTCCTAGCTAAAGAGGGCATGCTGGCTGTAAGGAGAGCAAAGGAATCTGATATGGAGAAGCTCGCTAGGGCGACTGGTGGTCGTATTGTTACTAATCTTGATGATCTTAAGCCTGAGGATTTAGGTTATGCTGAGCTTGTTGAGGAGCGTAAGATAGGGGAGGACAAAATGGTATTCATCGAAGGATGCAAAGACCCACGCTCGGTATCAATTCTGATACGCGCTGGTTTAGAGCGTATGGTTGATGAGGCTGAACGGGCAATGCATGATGCTCTCTCGGTAGTTTCAGATGTAATAGAGAAGAATAAGGTTGTTCCAGGCGGCGGTGCGATTGAGGCTGAATTGGCTAAGGAGCTACGCAGACATGCTGCCCAAATTGGTGGCAGAGAGCAACTAGCTATAGAAGCTTTCGCTGAAGCCTTAGAAATAATTCCGAAGACGCTTGCCGAGAACGCTGGCTTAGAGCCAATTGACATAATGGTTGAATTAAGAGCTGCCCATGAGAAACCTGATGGTTACATGTACGGTGTGGATGTTTTCAGCGGTAAAGTGGCAGACATGTACGAGAAAGGGGTTATAGAACCCCTTATAGTTAAAGAGCAGGCTATTAAATCAGCGACTGAAGCAGCGTCAATGATTCTTAGAATAGATGATGTTATCGCCGCGGCAAAGCCTAAAGAAGAGAAGGGCAAGGGTGCTGAAAAAGAGGAGGAAGAAGAGACTAAAACAGAGTTTGACTGA